A single Actinomadura algeriensis DNA region contains:
- a CDS encoding PaaX family transcriptional regulator, protein MNSTVNSTVDTSVETAVEEAVDLPRAQAGANPQHLVIGLVTDYWYDREEYLPSAALVDLLTEFDNTAPSARAAIARLARRNVLETTKKGRRTYYRLTATAARPLEKIQERVLRFRAEERPWDGTWATVMFSVPDERRELRYVVRTRLRYLGYAPLYDNVWVSPRADRDQTVELLESVGATNATVLRSEVTYAAGGGDPLAAWDVDAIGDRYAEYIARFEPLLDRVEHGRVGAAEALVARTDVKESWRDLLSVDPELPETLLPSGWPGRRARRLFVRVYDGLGPLAEARVRQLIAKHDPELAHKTRHQTTSMTP, encoded by the coding sequence GTGAACAGCACCGTGAACAGCACCGTGGACACCAGCGTGGAGACCGCCGTCGAGGAGGCCGTCGACCTGCCGCGCGCCCAGGCCGGGGCGAACCCGCAGCACCTCGTCATCGGGCTCGTCACCGACTACTGGTACGACCGCGAGGAGTACCTGCCGTCGGCGGCGTTGGTCGATCTGCTCACCGAGTTCGACAACACGGCGCCCAGCGCGCGCGCCGCGATCGCCCGCCTCGCCCGGCGGAACGTCCTGGAGACGACCAAGAAGGGGCGCAGGACGTACTACCGGCTGACGGCGACCGCGGCGCGCCCGCTGGAGAAGATCCAGGAACGGGTCCTGCGGTTCCGCGCCGAGGAGCGGCCGTGGGACGGGACGTGGGCGACGGTCATGTTCTCCGTCCCGGACGAGCGGCGCGAGCTGCGGTACGTCGTCCGGACGCGGCTGCGCTACCTCGGCTACGCGCCCCTGTACGACAACGTGTGGGTGTCGCCGCGCGCCGACCGGGACCAGACCGTCGAGCTGCTGGAGAGCGTCGGCGCGACGAACGCGACCGTCCTGCGCTCGGAGGTGACGTACGCGGCGGGCGGCGGCGACCCGCTCGCCGCCTGGGACGTCGACGCGATCGGCGACCGCTACGCGGAGTACATCGCGCGGTTCGAACCGCTGCTCGACCGGGTCGAGCACGGCCGGGTGGGGGCGGCGGAGGCGCTCGTGGCCCGGACGGACGTCAAGGAGAGCTGGCGCGACCTGCTGAGCGTCGATCCCGAGCTGCCGGAGACGCTGCTGCCGTCCGGCTGGCCCGGGCGGCGCGCGCGGCGGCTGTTCGTGCGGGTCTACGACGGCCTGGGGCCGCTGGCGGAGGCGCGCGTCCGCCAGCTCATCGCCAAGCACGACCCGGAGCTCGCGCACAAGACGCGGCACCAGACCACCAGCATGACACCTTAG
- a CDS encoding enoyl-CoA hydratase/isomerase family protein, with protein sequence MVKRARYAEYKDSYPNYRFELSDDGILLMQCHTDGGSLVWDWKSHDDMSDAFADVAGDREIKLLIHTGTGENYNADWGLMPDGKLPDPPIYDAMPGVKGLHKLDEKAWYNRNLQWNVLDVDVPMISVVNGPCNIHSEVPLMGDIVLASDDAYFQDVSHFPRGQVPGDGQHVIWNHIVGPNRARYLLLTGKKLSAQEALEWGAVNEVLPKDQLLDRAWELARELVKKPPLVLRYTRQLFTQNLKRAYLDELGHGLARETYAQQEFFPFGGGMEPLDRAWNDKPWT encoded by the coding sequence ATGGTCAAGCGCGCGAGGTACGCGGAGTACAAGGACAGCTACCCGAACTACCGGTTCGAGCTGAGCGACGACGGCATCCTGCTCATGCAGTGCCACACCGACGGCGGCAGCCTCGTGTGGGACTGGAAGTCGCACGACGACATGTCGGACGCGTTCGCCGACGTCGCCGGCGACCGTGAGATCAAGCTGCTCATCCACACCGGGACCGGCGAGAACTACAACGCCGACTGGGGCCTCATGCCGGACGGGAAGCTGCCCGACCCGCCGATCTACGACGCGATGCCCGGCGTCAAGGGCCTGCACAAGCTGGACGAGAAGGCCTGGTACAACCGCAACCTGCAGTGGAACGTCCTCGACGTGGACGTGCCGATGATCAGCGTCGTCAACGGCCCGTGCAACATCCACTCCGAGGTGCCGCTGATGGGCGACATCGTCCTGGCCTCGGACGACGCGTACTTCCAGGACGTCTCGCACTTCCCGCGCGGCCAGGTGCCGGGCGACGGCCAGCACGTCATCTGGAACCACATCGTCGGCCCGAACCGGGCCCGCTACCTGCTGCTGACGGGGAAGAAGCTCTCCGCGCAGGAGGCGCTGGAGTGGGGCGCGGTCAACGAGGTCCTGCCGAAGGACCAGCTGCTCGACCGGGCGTGGGAGCTCGCCCGCGAGCTCGTCAAGAAGCCGCCGCTCGTCCTGCGCTACACGCGGCAGCTGTTCACCCAGAACCTCAAGCGCGCCTACCTGGACGAACTCGGCCACGGCCTCGCCCGCGAGACGTACGCGCAGCAGGAGTTCTTCCCGTTCGGCGGCGGCATGGAGCCGCTCGACCGCGCCTGGAACGACAAGCCCTGGACGTGA
- a CDS encoding nucleotide exchange factor GrpE: protein MGRFVAGSRGALRQWRYPREFRIPAPAWPADALAEFTELARLELANLEAAAEAAAAKAAPPAAATVVDAPVPEPAGLTGRSLADVATSVWRLRARIERMDDPPRALVRHLESAWDAFADAGVEIKDHAGEPFDHGLAMSVAAYQPTPGLHREQIIETVRPGVYLGDRSVQMAEVIVGTPERAEEPTGVMEETRGR, encoded by the coding sequence ATGGGACGCTTCGTCGCGGGGAGCCGGGGCGCGCTCCGGCAATGGCGGTACCCCCGGGAGTTCCGGATCCCGGCGCCCGCGTGGCCCGCGGACGCGCTCGCCGAGTTCACCGAACTGGCGCGCCTGGAACTCGCGAACCTGGAGGCCGCGGCGGAGGCGGCCGCCGCGAAGGCGGCTCCGCCCGCCGCCGCCACGGTCGTCGACGCGCCCGTCCCGGAGCCCGCAGGGCTCACCGGACGGTCGCTCGCGGACGTGGCGACGAGCGTGTGGCGGCTGCGCGCGCGCATCGAGCGGATGGACGATCCCCCGCGCGCGCTCGTCCGGCACCTGGAGTCCGCCTGGGACGCCTTCGCCGACGCGGGGGTCGAGATCAAGGACCATGCGGGCGAACCGTTCGACCACGGCCTGGCCATGTCCGTGGCGGCCTACCAGCCCACTCCCGGGCTGCACCGCGAGCAGATCATCGAGACCGTGCGGCCGGGCGTCTACCTCGGCGACCGCTCGGTCCAGATGGCGGAGGTCATCGTGGGCACCCCGGAACGGGCCGAGGAACCGACCGGAGTGATGGAGGAAACGCGCGGACGATGA
- a CDS encoding SDR family NAD(P)-dependent oxidoreductase: MSAGNTGGTRVAVVTGGGSGMGRAIVHRLARDGFAVAILDIDAANADKVAAEVREGGGTALAVGAADVSDRAKVDAAIGRVRAELGPVLVLVNNAGITGFREFLSITEEKWRRIMAVNLDGPFHCAQAVLPDMIDAGWGRIVNISSSSAQGGQQYMAHYVASKAGLIGFTKSLALEFGPKGITVNTIPPGFIDTPMMRESERRGMFGGTVEDHAARTPVRRPGTPEDIAAACAFLVSDEAGYITGQIIGVNGGRNT; the protein is encoded by the coding sequence GTGAGCGCCGGGAACACCGGCGGGACGCGCGTCGCCGTCGTCACCGGCGGCGGCTCGGGCATGGGACGCGCGATCGTGCACCGCCTCGCCCGGGACGGGTTCGCGGTCGCGATCCTCGACATCGATGCGGCGAACGCGGACAAGGTCGCCGCCGAGGTGCGGGAGGGCGGAGGCACGGCGCTCGCCGTCGGCGCCGCCGACGTCTCCGACCGGGCGAAGGTGGACGCGGCGATCGGGCGCGTCCGCGCGGAACTCGGGCCCGTGCTCGTCCTCGTGAACAACGCCGGGATCACCGGCTTCCGCGAGTTCCTGTCGATCACGGAGGAGAAGTGGCGGCGGATCATGGCGGTGAACCTCGACGGCCCGTTCCACTGCGCGCAGGCCGTCCTGCCCGACATGATCGACGCCGGCTGGGGCCGGATCGTGAACATCTCCTCGTCCAGCGCCCAGGGCGGGCAGCAGTACATGGCCCACTACGTGGCGTCGAAGGCGGGACTGATCGGCTTCACCAAGTCGCTCGCGCTGGAGTTCGGCCCGAAGGGGATCACGGTCAACACGATCCCGCCCGGCTTCATCGACACGCCGATGATGCGCGAGTCGGAGCGGCGCGGGATGTTCGGCGGCACCGTCGAGGACCACGCGGCGCGGACGCCCGTCCGGCGGCCGGGCACCCCGGAGGACATCGCCGCCGCGTGCGCCTTCCTCGTGTCGGACGAGGCGGGGTACATCACCGGCCAGATCATCGGCGTGAACGGCGGTCGCAACACCTGA
- a CDS encoding TauD/TfdA dioxygenase family protein, which produces MPTTRTPLGPTTGLQITGLRGRALVDRSVAGDCLAALDRYGVVVYRDADIGDDDLVEFSALLGDVVKLAMGGHERKEIQKITRDASQSRLAAYREATFHWHIDGTTDSVPNKATLLTARQVTEDGSGDTEFANTYAAYDALPDREKAELAELRVVHSFAASQSLVDPDPSPKERAAWDRVPSREHPLVWTRRSGRRSLVIGATAGEVVGRSAAEGRALLGRLLDWATRPEFTVRHRWRPGDLVIWDNTGMLHRAQPYAETSRRLMHRTSLAGEEAVA; this is translated from the coding sequence ATGCCGACAACGAGAACCCCGCTCGGGCCGACGACGGGCCTGCAGATCACGGGCCTGCGCGGGCGCGCGCTCGTCGACCGGTCCGTGGCGGGCGACTGCCTCGCCGCGCTGGACCGGTACGGCGTCGTCGTCTACCGCGACGCCGACATCGGCGACGACGACCTCGTCGAGTTCAGCGCGCTGCTCGGCGACGTCGTCAAGCTCGCGATGGGCGGCCACGAGCGCAAGGAGATCCAGAAGATCACCCGGGACGCGTCGCAGAGCAGGCTGGCGGCGTACCGCGAGGCGACGTTCCACTGGCACATCGACGGCACCACCGACAGCGTCCCGAACAAGGCGACGCTGCTCACCGCCCGGCAGGTGACCGAGGACGGCAGCGGCGACACCGAGTTCGCCAACACCTACGCCGCCTACGACGCGCTGCCGGACCGGGAGAAGGCGGAGCTGGCGGAACTGCGCGTCGTGCACAGCTTCGCGGCGTCGCAGTCGCTCGTGGACCCCGACCCGTCCCCGAAGGAGCGGGCGGCGTGGGACAGGGTCCCGTCCCGCGAGCACCCGCTCGTGTGGACGCGCCGCAGCGGCCGCAGGTCGCTGGTGATCGGCGCGACGGCGGGCGAGGTCGTCGGCCGCTCCGCCGCGGAGGGGCGCGCGCTGCTCGGCCGCCTCCTCGACTGGGCGACCCGTCCGGAGTTCACCGTCCGGCACCGCTGGCGGCCCGGCGACCTCGTCATCTGGGACAACACCGGCATGCTGCACCGCGCGCAGCCGTACGCCGAGACGTCCCGGCGGCTGATGCACCGCACCAGCCTCGCCGGTGAGGAGGCGGTCGCGTGA
- a CDS encoding aromatic ring-hydroxylating oxygenase subunit alpha, producing the protein MTELQQRLATGKGKFTPLYEDLDTGPVSYEDSISPEFFEAEREAVFKRSWLYVGRSERLPRPGTFFTRELKGLASIVVSRRKDGVVNAFHNVCAHRGNKVVWQEHPQEESKGSCREFACKYHGWRYGLDGRVTHVTNEEEFFGLDKDSLRMPPVHCEEFAGFIFVNLAPDPVPLRTYLGDRLLELEAYPFGEMTQHYGFSAPIRGNWKLAVDSVCEWYHPPYVHARFIDKDIAKAEKMVPPPDSYHYDLFTPHMLTSVPGPPPLPPREPGTAGPAARDQKWVYRLFRAGLFGPDDVPDIGPLPEFLNAGNIKSWGNDQFWLFPNLSVQIWARGFYITYTYWPEAVDKHTYDIDLYFVPPKNAQERLAQELIVDSTIEFAMQDVNTIEATQQGLSTRANRQFHLSDQELLIRKFHKTVRDTVAAHGARDAKEG; encoded by the coding sequence ATGACGGAGCTGCAACAGCGCCTGGCCACCGGGAAGGGCAAGTTCACACCGCTGTACGAGGACCTCGACACCGGGCCGGTGTCCTACGAGGACTCCATCTCGCCGGAGTTCTTCGAGGCGGAGCGGGAGGCGGTCTTCAAGCGGTCGTGGCTGTACGTCGGACGGTCCGAGCGGCTGCCGCGTCCGGGCACCTTCTTCACCCGCGAGCTGAAGGGCCTCGCGTCGATCGTCGTGTCGCGCCGCAAGGACGGCGTCGTCAACGCGTTCCACAACGTGTGCGCCCACCGGGGCAACAAGGTCGTCTGGCAGGAGCACCCGCAGGAGGAGTCGAAGGGCTCGTGCCGCGAGTTCGCCTGCAAGTACCACGGCTGGCGGTACGGGCTGGACGGGCGCGTCACCCACGTCACGAACGAGGAGGAGTTCTTCGGCCTCGACAAGGACTCGCTGCGGATGCCGCCCGTCCACTGCGAGGAGTTCGCCGGGTTCATCTTCGTGAACCTCGCGCCCGACCCCGTGCCGCTGCGCACCTACCTCGGCGACCGCCTCCTCGAACTCGAGGCGTACCCGTTCGGCGAGATGACGCAGCACTACGGCTTCTCCGCGCCGATCCGGGGCAACTGGAAGCTCGCGGTCGACTCGGTCTGCGAGTGGTACCACCCTCCGTACGTCCACGCGCGGTTCATCGACAAGGACATCGCCAAGGCGGAGAAGATGGTCCCGCCGCCGGACTCCTACCACTACGACCTGTTCACGCCGCACATGCTCACGTCCGTGCCCGGCCCGCCGCCGCTCCCGCCGCGCGAGCCCGGGACGGCCGGTCCCGCCGCGCGCGACCAGAAGTGGGTCTACCGGCTGTTCCGGGCCGGCCTGTTCGGCCCCGACGACGTGCCCGACATCGGCCCGCTCCCCGAGTTCCTCAACGCGGGGAACATCAAGTCGTGGGGCAACGACCAGTTCTGGCTGTTCCCGAACCTGTCGGTGCAGATCTGGGCGCGCGGCTTCTACATCACCTACACGTACTGGCCCGAGGCGGTCGACAAGCACACCTACGACATCGACCTCTACTTCGTCCCGCCGAAGAACGCGCAGGAACGGCTGGCGCAGGAACTCATCGTCGACAGCACCATCGAGTTCGCCATGCAGGACGTGAACACCATCGAGGCCACCCAGCAGGGCCTGTCGACCCGCGCCAACCGGCAGTTCCACCTCAGCGACCAGGAACTGCTCATCCGCAAGTTCCACAAGACCGTCCGCGACACCGTCGCCGCCCACGGGGCCCGCGACGCGAAGGAGGGCTGA
- a CDS encoding SDR family NAD(P)-dependent oxidoreductase — protein sequence MESGNDRLAGKVAIITGAGAGIGRSMAVLFAAHGATVVCADRSGRQDDVAAEIGGAAVAVHCDVSRASDVRALVETAETRFGRLDVLCNNAGFGGPRKRITEQDESTFDDVVAVNLKGVFLGMKYGIAAMLRTGGGSVVNTASSAGLVGWKKHSVYAAAKGGVVQMTKSAALDYAEDGVRVNAICPGMTWTDLAGASAEHPSPPPDAKMPMQPMNRWGLASELAAAALFLASDESSFVTGAALPVDGGYVAR from the coding sequence ATGGAGTCCGGAAACGACCGGCTCGCCGGGAAGGTCGCGATCATCACGGGGGCGGGCGCGGGCATCGGGAGGTCCATGGCGGTCCTGTTCGCCGCGCACGGGGCGACGGTCGTGTGCGCGGACCGCAGCGGCCGGCAGGACGACGTCGCGGCCGAGATCGGGGGCGCGGCCGTCGCCGTCCACTGCGACGTCTCGCGGGCGTCCGACGTCCGGGCGCTGGTCGAGACCGCGGAGACCCGGTTCGGACGGCTCGACGTGCTGTGCAACAACGCGGGGTTCGGCGGCCCGCGCAAGCGGATCACCGAGCAGGACGAGAGCACGTTCGACGACGTCGTGGCCGTGAACCTCAAGGGCGTGTTCCTCGGCATGAAGTACGGCATCGCGGCCATGCTGCGGACGGGCGGCGGCTCGGTGGTGAACACGGCCTCGTCGGCCGGTCTCGTGGGCTGGAAGAAGCACTCGGTCTACGCGGCGGCCAAAGGCGGAGTCGTGCAGATGACGAAGTCCGCCGCGCTCGACTATGCCGAAGATGGCGTCCGGGTCAACGCCATATGTCCGGGCATGACTTGGACCGATCTCGCCGGTGCCTCGGCCGAACACCCGTCCCCGCCGCCGGACGCGAAAATGCCGATGCAGCCGATGAATCGCTGGGGCCTGGCCTCCGAACTCGCCGCCGCCGCGCTGTTCCTCGCCTCCGACGAGTCGTCGTTCGTCACGGGTGCGGCGCTCCCGGTCGACGGCGGTTACGTCGCGCGCTGA